A single region of the Thermotoga profunda AZM34c06 genome encodes:
- a CDS encoding sugar ABC transporter ATP-binding protein → MIEKDLLVELKNIVKIYGEHTVLKNVDFDLRAGEIHCLVGENGAGKSTLIKILSGAVSPESGEIFILGKKVKTLTPRLAIELGITTVYQDAEIVDSLTIAENIFLGNELNSKVPFKIDRQKQVQETQKILEKLGINLDANEIAGNLSTAEKQMVQIAKALHRKAGVIIMDEPTSSLGLEETKALLSLLKSLKSEGLGIIYISHYLNEVFEIADRVTILKDGEKMGTYPLEQIDLNTVVKKMVGRDTALFFQRRRVPIGDVRLRVRDLSKEGVVEDINFDVRAGEIFGIGGLVGSGRTELVSLIYGAERPDKGEIFIDGEKVVLKSPTDAMKKGICFVSEDRKRYGMFLGRNVVENLVSVKNKLSRRFLLNLNEELRLSTQTVKRLSIVVSDRDQLIEELSGGNQQKVIIGRWLLNSNATLYIFDEPTKGVDIGAREQIYQIMLELAENGKSIIMVSSDMPELLSMSDRIGVMRNGRLTHILENKNLKEEDLMRLFIGV, encoded by the coding sequence ATGATTGAGAAAGATCTTCTTGTCGAGCTCAAGAACATAGTAAAGATATACGGCGAACACACCGTTTTGAAGAACGTTGATTTTGATTTAAGAGCAGGAGAGATACACTGTCTTGTTGGTGAAAATGGTGCCGGTAAGTCGACTTTGATAAAAATCTTATCGGGTGCAGTTTCACCAGAATCAGGGGAGATATTCATTCTCGGTAAAAAAGTAAAAACCTTGACTCCCAGATTGGCTATTGAACTTGGTATTACGACAGTTTATCAAGATGCTGAAATAGTTGACTCGCTAACCATCGCCGAGAACATATTTTTGGGTAATGAATTGAATTCAAAAGTACCTTTCAAGATAGACAGGCAGAAACAAGTTCAGGAGACTCAAAAAATACTTGAGAAACTTGGAATCAACCTGGATGCCAATGAGATCGCAGGAAATTTATCTACAGCAGAAAAACAAATGGTTCAGATAGCAAAGGCACTACATAGAAAAGCCGGAGTAATAATAATGGATGAACCAACCAGTTCATTAGGTCTCGAAGAAACAAAAGCACTGCTTTCTCTGCTGAAAAGCCTCAAATCAGAAGGATTGGGTATTATATATATCTCTCACTATTTGAACGAAGTGTTTGAGATAGCAGACAGGGTGACCATCTTGAAAGATGGAGAAAAGATGGGCACATATCCTTTAGAACAAATCGATTTGAACACAGTTGTCAAGAAAATGGTTGGAAGAGATACCGCATTATTTTTCCAGCGCAGACGAGTTCCAATTGGTGACGTTCGCCTTCGAGTACGCGATCTTAGTAAAGAAGGTGTCGTAGAAGATATCAATTTTGATGTGAGAGCAGGTGAAATTTTTGGTATAGGGGGTTTGGTTGGGTCTGGAAGGACAGAATTGGTGAGTTTGATATATGGTGCTGAAAGACCTGATAAAGGTGAAATCTTCATAGATGGGGAGAAAGTCGTATTGAAATCACCGACAGACGCTATGAAAAAAGGCATCTGCTTTGTTTCGGAGGATCGAAAGAGGTATGGAATGTTTTTGGGAAGAAATGTGGTAGAAAATTTGGTAAGCGTCAAAAATAAGTTATCACGCAGATTTTTACTCAATTTGAATGAAGAACTGAGACTTTCCACCCAGACTGTCAAAAGACTTTCAATTGTGGTTTCAGACAGAGACCAATTGATTGAGGAACTATCTGGAGGTAACCAGCAAAAAGTTATTATTGGTAGATGGTTGTTGAATTCTAACGCAACACTTTATATTTTTGATGAACCCACAAAAGGTGTTGATATAGGTGCGAGGGAACAGATATATCAAATCATGTTGGAACTCGCAGAAAATGGTAAGAGTATAATAATGGTTTCTTCAGATATGCCTGAACTTTTGTCTATGAGTGATCGCATTGGCGTCATGAGAAATGGAAGACTAACTCATATTTTGGAAAATAAGAATTTGAAAGAAGAAGATTTAATGAGACTCTTCATAGGTGTTTGA
- a CDS encoding sugar ABC transporter substrate-binding protein gives MKGFKVLVLAVFLITVFASLGMAKKLVYGYVTPGPDTWYRKDVEGFVYAANLAGVEVVVLNSDYDVEKEISNIQTLVNMKVDGMCIFSFNPNGAFIAARECAKAGIPLVVTDNVGEVLKSKDPVVACIDFNWDAMGKDIAQYVATNYPGENIAVIMGRLEHVPVQMFLKSFEPAVKELGKNKIVAIRDGQYIPDEAVKQAQDLIESGYKFSVLFVFNEEMGAAVVRMLKSRGLLNNPIKVITTNGAPYGIELIKEGGIKYSISSSPGWEGFVSFLALHSYVTGKIKALRQWIFLPITPITPETIDDKTKVVPWDIDPVWIQLTKEYFPEYKGLLDVLN, from the coding sequence ATGAAGGGCTTTAAGGTATTAGTTTTAGCAGTATTTCTGATCACTGTCTTTGCATCTCTTGGTATGGCAAAGAAACTGGTTTATGGTTATGTTACTCCTGGACCAGACACATGGTACAGGAAGGATGTAGAAGGATTTGTCTATGCAGCAAACCTTGCTGGAGTTGAAGTTGTAGTCCTGAATTCAGATTATGATGTGGAAAAAGAAATCTCAAACATCCAGACATTGGTGAACATGAAAGTGGACGGAATGTGTATATTCTCCTTCAATCCAAATGGTGCTTTCATTGCGGCAAGAGAATGTGCAAAAGCAGGTATACCACTCGTTGTAACAGACAATGTTGGTGAAGTCTTAAAATCAAAAGATCCCGTTGTTGCTTGTATTGACTTCAACTGGGATGCCATGGGAAAGGATATCGCACAGTATGTTGCAACTAATTATCCAGGAGAGAATATCGCAGTCATTATGGGAAGATTAGAGCATGTACCAGTACAGATGTTTTTGAAATCTTTTGAACCTGCCGTAAAAGAGCTGGGTAAAAACAAAATAGTTGCCATCAGAGATGGACAGTATATACCAGATGAAGCCGTGAAACAAGCACAGGATTTGATTGAATCTGGTTATAAATTTTCAGTTTTGTTTGTCTTCAATGAAGAAATGGGTGCCGCTGTTGTTCGTATGCTTAAGTCAAGAGGTTTATTGAACAACCCGATAAAGGTTATTACGACTAATGGCGCTCCATATGGAATCGAATTGATCAAAGAAGGTGGAATCAAGTATTCAATCTCAAGTTCACCTGGATGGGAAGGTTTTGTTTCATTCTTGGCTCTGCATTCTTATGTCACAGGTAAGATCAAAGCATTAAGACAATGGATTTTCCTACCCATAACACCTATCACTCCTGAAACTATAGACGACAAGACCAAGGTTGTACCTTGGGATATAGATCCAGTGTGGATTCAGCTCACAAAGGAATATTTCCCAGAATATAAAGGTCTATTGGATGTTTTGAACTGA